The genomic region GTAGAGATTTTTCTGGCACCAAAAGGAGCTACACTTATCACAATGAAAGAAGCTCTTTCGGTAGATGAGTTACAAAATCAGCTCAATGCCCTTAGTGGATATACAATAACTGAAATGGAACAATAACAATTTAAATCTAAAAATTATGCACTACTACGATGGAAGTTTTGGAGGAATGCACCTAATATGGTGGGTTATATGGGTCGTTTTACTTGCTTGGATATTTTTCATTCCAGCAGATATCCCATATCAAAAAGCAAAAAAAGACAGTCCACTGGATATTCTTAAAAACCGCTTTGCAAAAGGCGAAATATCCAAGGAAGAATTTGAGGAATCAAAAAAGATATTAAAATCAGACAACTAACTCAAAACTTTAAAATTATGTATCGATTAAACGTAAAAAAACTCGGATTTGCTTTCGGTCTTACGGCGGCACTAATTTACTTAGGCTGTATGATAGTTATGTCAACAGCAGGTCGAGAAGCCACTATCGATTTTTTCAACAGCCTATTGCACGGTTTAGATACCACAAGCATTATCAGGATGGATGTGCCACTATGGGAAGCTGGTTTGGGAATAGTACAGATATTCATTTTAGGATGGCTAATAGGTGCCTGTATTGCGGCTTTTTATAATGCGCAAATAAAAGTCAAAAAATAAGAGAGTAAAATAAAATTTATGCAATATGTCTGGTTCATATGGTCTCTTATAATTCTTGCTCTTTGGGCAATAATCTATTTGTCAAAAAAGGGGTATAGAAAAGAAATGCTCAAAATGAGCCTTATTACGATGCCCTTTGGTTTAACAGAACCATTATTTGTACCAGAATATTGGATGCCACCTTCCTTATTCCATTTAGCGGAAAGAACAGGTTTTGATATTGAGAGCCTTATCTTCTCTTTTGCCATTGGCGGAATAGGGACGGTATTGTATAATCTGATATTCAAAAAAGGCTATATAGATATGCCTCATACCGAACGGAGCCACCAAAGACATAAGCTACATATTTATATACTTTTTGTTCCAGCCATTGTATTCGTCATATTTAGTCTTTTCACCACGCTTAACCACATCTATTGTGGCATCATTGCAATGTTTTTTGGTGGTTTGGCAACATTGTACTGTCGCCCAGATTTAAAAGGAAAGATATGGGTTGGAGGAATCTTGTTTACCATACTGTACTTCATTTATTTCGGAAGCATCCTTCCGTTTTATCCGCAATATGTGGAGCTGTACTGGAATCTGGACAACCTGACCCATATTCTTGTTCTAGGAATTCCAATTGAAGAATTATTATTCGCTTTCACCTTTGGTATGTATTGGTCTGGATTATATGAACACTTGTATTGGAGAAAACTTATAAAATCAAAAGAAATATCAACCAACTAATACATTCAAACTATGAAAATACTATTGGCCATAGATGGTTCAGATTTCAGTAAAGTAGCCATTCACGAACTTATAAAAATGACCCTATCCTCAAATAGTGAAATTCATATTATAAATGTTTATGAAGTTCCGAAAACAACCGGCCTGGGATTGCATACTATGGGCGGCAGGATAGGAAATTACATAGAAGAAATTAGAAGTAACGCTCAAAAATTGGGAAACAAAATCGTTTCAGAAGCTTTCGATAAAATCAAGGCCGAAAACAAGGCACTTACCATAACCACAAGTGTTGTTAGTGGCCTGCCCAAAAGTACTATTTATGAAAAAGCAGAAGATTGGGGTGCAGATTTAATCGTAGTAGGCTCTCAGGGTCACGGTGCACTTTCACGCTTAGTATTGGGCTCTGTATCCCAATATTTGACCACAAATGCCAAATGTTCAGTACTCATTGCAAGAGATAGAAATAAAAAATGAAAGAAAAGCAAACACATAGCATTCCGTTGGAATCCACCTGTAAGATAACAGATGAAATCTGTCTTCCAGATACTAAATTACCTCGTGTGGTTATCGTTGGTGGAGGATTTGCAGGTTTGGCATTGGTTGAGAAACTGAAACACAAAGAAGTTCAAGTGGTTTTACTCGATAAAAATAACTTCCATCAGTTTCAGCCTTTATTATATCAAGTGGCAACGAGTGCCCTGGAGCCTGACAGTATTGTATTTCCATTCAGAAAACAAATCAATGGCTATAAAAATGTTTTCTTTCGTTTGGCTGAAGTTGAGGAAATTCAACCTGATTCAAATACTATATTGACCAATAAGGGAAGTGTTTCTTATGACTATTTAGTGTTGGCTACTGGCACGACCACCAATTTCTTTGGGATGGATTCTGTGGCCGAAAATAGTTTGAGGATGAAGGATATTCGCGATTCCCTCAACATCCGTCATATGATGTTGCAAAATTTGGAACAGGCAGCTATTACTTGTGATGATAAAGAACGCGACGCGCTGACAAATTTTGTAATAGTAGGTGGTGGTCCAGCAGGCGTAGAAATGGCAGGAGCTTTGGCAGAGTTTTGCAAATACATCCTTCCCAAAGATTACCCAGAGTACCCTTCTTCCATTATGAATATTTATCTAATAGAAGCCATTGATGAGTTGTTAGGCACAATGTCAGACAAGGCATCATCGAAAACCCTCAAATATTTAGAGGATTTGAATGTAAAGGTATTATTAAATGAAGCTGTAAGCAATTATGACGGCAACGAAGTCACTACCAAAAGTGGTAAGACCATTTTGGCTAAAAATCTTATCTGGACGGCTGGCGTAAAAGGACAATTCCCAAATGGTATTGATGAAAAACACATAGTCAGGGGCAACCGGATTAAAACCGATGCTAATTTAAAAGTAGAAGGCTACGAAAACATTTTTGCCATAGGTGATATCGCAGCACTCATTTCCAAAGAAACCCCAAAAGGACATCCACAAGTAGCACAGACCGCTATTCAACAAGGTAAATACCTGGGCGATTCGATATTAAATATCATAAATAACAAATCCATAAAACCTTTCAAATATAAAGATAAAGGTTCCTTAGCCACTGTAGGAAAACGCAAGGCAGTTGCCGATTTGGGCAAATTTAAATTTGCAGGCTATTTCGCCTGGTTGCTGTGGTCCGTTGTTCACTTGAT from Zunongwangia profunda SM-A87 harbors:
- a CDS encoding heavy-metal-associated domain-containing protein, with amino-acid sequence MTQKYQINGISCGGCVSRVKKTLEEHPNIEKVEIFLAPKGATLITMKEALSVDELQNQLNALSGYTITEMEQ
- a CDS encoding SHOCT domain-containing protein; protein product: MHYYDGSFGGMHLIWWVIWVVLLAWIFFIPADIPYQKAKKDSPLDILKNRFAKGEISKEEFEESKKILKSDN
- a CDS encoding DUF5676 family membrane protein, with the translated sequence MYRLNVKKLGFAFGLTAALIYLGCMIVMSTAGREATIDFFNSLLHGLDTTSIIRMDVPLWEAGLGIVQIFILGWLIGACIAAFYNAQIKVKK
- a CDS encoding universal stress protein, producing MKILLAIDGSDFSKVAIHELIKMTLSSNSEIHIINVYEVPKTTGLGLHTMGGRIGNYIEEIRSNAQKLGNKIVSEAFDKIKAENKALTITTSVVSGLPKSTIYEKAEDWGADLIVVGSQGHGALSRLVLGSVSQYLTTNAKCSVLIARDRNKK
- a CDS encoding NAD(P)/FAD-dependent oxidoreductase translates to MKEKQTHSIPLESTCKITDEICLPDTKLPRVVIVGGGFAGLALVEKLKHKEVQVVLLDKNNFHQFQPLLYQVATSALEPDSIVFPFRKQINGYKNVFFRLAEVEEIQPDSNTILTNKGSVSYDYLVLATGTTTNFFGMDSVAENSLRMKDIRDSLNIRHMMLQNLEQAAITCDDKERDALTNFVIVGGGPAGVEMAGALAEFCKYILPKDYPEYPSSIMNIYLIEAIDELLGTMSDKASSKTLKYLEDLNVKVLLNEAVSNYDGNEVTTKSGKTILAKNLIWTAGVKGQFPNGIDEKHIVRGNRIKTDANLKVEGYENIFAIGDIAALISKETPKGHPQVAQTAIQQGKYLGDSILNIINNKSIKPFKYKDKGSLATVGKRKAVADLGKFKFAGYFAWLLWSVVHLMSISGFRNRLMVGFNWAVSYFTYEKSNRLIIRNFKPKSSIKNREK
- a CDS encoding lycopene cyclase domain-containing protein, with the protein product MPFGLTEPLFVPEYWMPPSLFHLAERTGFDIESLIFSFAIGGIGTVLYNLIFKKGYIDMPHTERSHQRHKLHIYILFVPAIVFVIFSLFTTLNHIYCGIIAMFFGGLATLYCRPDLKGKIWVGGILFTILYFIYFGSILPFYPQYVELYWNLDNLTHILVLGIPIEELLFAFTFGMYWSGLYEHLYWRKLIKSKEISTN